From Rutidosis leptorrhynchoides isolate AG116_Rl617_1_P2 chromosome 3, CSIRO_AGI_Rlap_v1, whole genome shotgun sequence, a single genomic window includes:
- the LOC139896892 gene encoding sec-independent protein translocase protein TATC, chloroplastic-like, whose translation MANLVNHHLNTKNCIECVDSRSDYTNYLQINKKKTNLRFSNKKQNQVRKFACFARYHLDDVMDMQKKLGIGGGPPIAKDITKVVDEIKEDIQVPIASQSKGAIYNFFYPDKELLPEDKEMSLFDHLEELRERLFISVLALTVAIGGCFVYSKELIMLLEAPVSSQGVRFLQLAPGEFFFTTIKVSGYCGILLGSPVILYELIAFILPGLTKSERKFLAPIVLGSSILFYAGIAFSYSVLTPAALNFFVTYAEGVVESLWSIDQYFEFVLVLMFSTGLSFQVPVIQLLLGQVGLVSGDQMLSIWRYVVVGAVIAAAIVTPSTDPLTQLLLAGPLMGLYIGGAWTVKFIGR comes from the exons ATGGCGAATCTTGTAAATCATCATCTCAACACAAAAAACTGCATCGAATGTGTTGATTCAAGATCAGATTATACAAATTATTTGCAGATCAATAAGAAAAAGACCAACCTGAGATTTTCAAATAAAAAGCAAAATCAAGTTAGGAAATTTGCTTGTTTTGCTCGGTATCATCTTGATGATGTGATGGATATGCAAAAAAAGCTAGGTATCGGAGGTGGACCACCAATTGCTAAAGATATTACTA AGGTTGTTGATGAGATAAAAGAAGATATACAAGTACCGATCGCCTCACAAAGTAAAGGTGCAATATATAACTTTTTTTATCCCGATAAAGAGCTTTTACCTGAAGACAAAGAAATGAGTCTTTTTGATCATTTAGAAGAGCTACGTGAACGACTTTTTATATCAGTTTTGGCACTAACAGTTGCCATTGGGGGATGCTTTGTATACTCAAAGGAACTCATAATGCTTCTAGAAGCTCCTGTTAGCTCTCAAGGTGTTAGATTCTTGCAATTAGCTCCTGGAGAGTTTTTCTTCACAACCATTAAG GTATCTGGTTATTGTGGTATCCTTTTAGGAAGCCCTGTTATTCTCTATGAGCTTATAGCATTCATTCTACCCGGACTAACAAAATCAGAACGAAAATTTCTCGCACCGATCGTTCTCGGATCGTCAATACTTTTTTACGCCGGGATTGCGTTTTCGTACTCGGTTCTTACTCCAGCTGCGTTAAACTTCTTTGTAACATATGCAGAAGGCGTTGTAGAATCTTTATGGTCAATTGATCAATACTTTGAGTTTGTGCTCGTGCTTATGTTCAGTACCGGACTGTCTTTCCAG GTTCCGGTTATACAACTGTTGTTAGGGCAAGTTGGTTTGGTTTCAGGGGATCAAATGTTGTCGATATGGAGATACGTGGTTGTTGGTGCGGTCATTGCAGCTGCTATTGTTACTCCTTCGACTGATCCGCTGACTCAGCTGCTTCTAGCGGGCCCGCTCATGGGTCTTTATATTGGTGGTGCATGGACCGTCAAGTTCATTGGCCGGTAA